The proteins below are encoded in one region of Fibrella aestuarina BUZ 2:
- a CDS encoding TPM domain-containing protein, which yields MTLSPDQQAQLMAAIRQAERDTSGEIRVHLEEQCPDGDPVKRAIAVFKHLGMHQTKEQNGVLFYVAYGDRKFAVVGDTGIDAKVPAGFWDGTKSLMRQHFAANDLVTGLSLGVEQAGQQLKQYFPCAPDDVNELPDDISFG from the coding sequence ATGACCCTCTCTCCAGATCAGCAGGCGCAGTTGATGGCCGCCATTCGGCAGGCTGAGCGCGACACCTCGGGCGAAATTCGGGTGCATTTGGAAGAGCAATGCCCGGACGGTGACCCCGTCAAGCGCGCCATCGCCGTATTCAAGCACCTCGGCATGCACCAGACGAAGGAGCAAAACGGGGTGCTGTTCTACGTGGCATATGGCGACCGCAAATTTGCCGTCGTGGGCGATACGGGCATTGACGCCAAAGTGCCCGCGGGCTTCTGGGATGGTACCAAAAGCCTCATGCGGCAGCACTTCGCGGCTAATGATCTGGTGACAGGCCTGAGTCTGGGCGTCGAGCAGGCGGGGCAGCAACTGAAGCAGTACTTCCCCTGCGCCCCCGACGACGTCAACGAGCTCCCCGACGATATCTCGTTCGGCTAA
- a CDS encoding TPM domain-containing protein, with protein MHTRPLLLLIWAIGLLVAPHLWAQQVPDDKLPARPAPPRLVNDLVGMLSPGEQVQLEQKLVTYNDSTSSQVTIVIVKSTQPYEPADYAFSIGRKWGVGQKGKNNGLVLLWATGDRKIYIATGRGLEGAIPDAIAKRIVSQIIAPNFKQQQYYQGLDEATTEIFRRASGEYKADPADTEEGSPVGTFLIIAFIIFFLYIFIKSRGGGRGGTGYRGGGGPVFFPYSTFSGWGNSSGNWGGGGSSGGGGFGGFGGGDFGGGGAGGDY; from the coding sequence TTGCATACACGTCCCCTTTTGCTGCTTATCTGGGCGATCGGCCTGCTGGTTGCACCGCACCTGTGGGCGCAGCAGGTTCCCGATGATAAATTACCCGCCCGCCCGGCACCACCCCGTTTGGTCAACGATCTGGTGGGGATGCTATCCCCCGGTGAGCAGGTGCAGCTGGAGCAAAAGCTAGTGACCTACAACGACTCGACCTCGTCGCAGGTGACCATCGTGATTGTCAAATCGACGCAGCCCTACGAACCCGCCGACTATGCCTTCTCAATCGGGCGGAAGTGGGGTGTGGGCCAGAAAGGTAAAAACAACGGCCTGGTGCTGCTTTGGGCCACCGGCGACCGGAAGATCTATATCGCCACCGGCCGGGGGCTGGAAGGTGCCATTCCCGACGCCATTGCCAAGCGCATTGTCAGCCAGATTATTGCCCCCAATTTCAAGCAGCAACAGTATTACCAGGGCCTCGACGAAGCCACGACCGAGATATTCCGGCGGGCCAGCGGCGAGTATAAGGCCGACCCGGCCGATACCGAAGAAGGCAGTCCGGTGGGTACGTTCCTGATCATCGCGTTCATTATTTTCTTCCTCTACATCTTCATCAAATCGCGCGGTGGTGGCCGGGGCGGCACCGGCTATCGCGGGGGTGGCGGTCCCGTTTTCTTCCCCTACAGCACCTTCTCAGGCTGGGGCAATTCCTCGGGCAACTGGGGCGGTGGCGGCAGCAGCGGCGGCGGTGGCTTTGGTGGATTCGGCGGCGGCGACTTTGGAGGCGGCGGCGCGGGCGGCGACTATTAA
- a CDS encoding long-chain-fatty-acid--CoA ligase: protein MESTTINTLDRARPWTKFYPKGVPTEINPDAYPSLAALIEDGCRRYADRPAYACMGKQITFAELEAQSKQFASFLQHELGLKPGDRVVVQMPNLLQYPIAMFGILRAGMTVVNTNPLYTPREMQHQFKDSGAKAIVILANFASNLEKIIAQTDIEHVVVTEIGDRLGFPKKQIVNAVVKYVKKLVPAYSLPGAISFNDALSRGSRQPMQPVSIKNTDLAFVQYTGGTTGVSKGAALTHRNIIANVEAQDAWMAPAGIPAGEGIIVAALPLYHVYALTTNALAALKSGSMNLLITNPRDLNAFIDDLKKYKVTAFTGLNTLYNGLLNHPRINEVDWSQLKVTSAGGMALQTSVADRWQKMTGNVPAEGYGLSETSPVLSSNPVDGTSRVGTIGVPWPSTDMKCVQDDGTEAPLGQPGEIWARGPQVFKGYYNRPDETAKVMEGEWFKTGDVGVQDADGFFKIVDRKKDMILVSGFNVYPNEIEEVVSQCPGVLEVACIGVPNEKSGETVKVFVVKKDPALSEEQVRGYCKENLTGYKVPKLVEFRTELPKSNVGKILRKPLRDEELAKTPTK from the coding sequence ATGGAATCGACAACCATCAATACGTTGGACCGCGCCCGACCCTGGACCAAGTTCTATCCGAAGGGCGTACCTACTGAAATCAACCCCGACGCTTACCCCTCGCTGGCTGCGCTGATCGAAGATGGGTGCCGTCGGTATGCCGACCGGCCCGCTTATGCCTGCATGGGCAAGCAGATCACCTTTGCCGAGCTCGAAGCACAGTCGAAGCAATTTGCGTCGTTTCTGCAACATGAACTGGGCCTGAAACCGGGCGACCGCGTGGTGGTGCAGATGCCCAATCTGCTGCAATACCCCATCGCCATGTTCGGGATTCTGCGCGCGGGTATGACCGTCGTGAACACCAACCCGCTGTATACGCCCCGCGAAATGCAGCATCAGTTTAAGGATTCGGGCGCGAAGGCGATTGTCATTCTGGCCAACTTTGCCAGTAACCTGGAAAAGATCATCGCCCAAACCGACATTGAGCACGTGGTCGTCACGGAGATTGGCGACCGGCTGGGCTTTCCCAAGAAGCAGATCGTCAACGCCGTCGTGAAGTATGTGAAGAAGCTGGTGCCGGCCTACAGCCTGCCCGGCGCCATTTCGTTCAACGACGCCCTGAGCCGCGGCAGTCGGCAGCCGATGCAACCGGTCAGCATCAAAAACACCGATCTGGCCTTTGTGCAGTATACGGGCGGCACCACGGGCGTCTCAAAAGGGGCCGCGCTGACGCACCGGAACATCATCGCCAACGTGGAGGCGCAGGACGCCTGGATGGCACCGGCGGGGATCCCGGCGGGTGAGGGTATTATTGTTGCCGCGCTGCCGCTTTATCACGTATACGCGCTGACAACCAATGCGCTGGCCGCGCTGAAAAGCGGGAGCATGAACCTGCTTATCACGAATCCGCGCGACCTCAACGCCTTTATCGACGATCTGAAAAAATATAAGGTAACCGCCTTTACCGGTCTGAATACCCTGTACAACGGCTTGCTCAACCACCCGCGCATCAACGAGGTCGACTGGAGCCAGTTGAAAGTAACGTCGGCGGGGGGCATGGCCCTGCAAACGTCGGTGGCGGATCGCTGGCAAAAGATGACCGGCAACGTACCTGCCGAAGGGTACGGCCTGTCGGAAACGTCGCCGGTACTGAGTTCCAACCCCGTCGATGGCACCTCGCGTGTGGGCACGATCGGCGTTCCCTGGCCGAGCACTGACATGAAATGCGTGCAGGACGACGGGACTGAGGCCCCGCTTGGCCAGCCCGGCGAAATCTGGGCGCGCGGGCCGCAGGTGTTCAAAGGCTACTACAATCGACCCGACGAAACCGCCAAGGTGATGGAAGGCGAGTGGTTTAAGACCGGCGACGTGGGCGTTCAGGATGCCGACGGTTTCTTCAAGATCGTGGACCGCAAGAAAGACATGATTCTGGTGTCGGGTTTCAACGTGTATCCCAACGAAATTGAAGAGGTGGTGTCGCAGTGCCCCGGCGTGCTCGAAGTCGCCTGCATTGGCGTTCCCAACGAGAAGTCAGGCGAGACCGTGAAGGTATTTGTCGTGAAAAAAGACCCGGCCCTGAGCGAAGAGCAGGTGCGAGGCTATTGCAAAGAAAACCTGACGGGTTATAAGGTGCCCAAGCTCGTTGAATTCCGTACTGAACTGCCCAAATCGAACGTAGGCAAGATTCTGCGGAAGCCCCTGCGCGACGAAGAACTGGCCAAGACCCCAACGAAGTAA
- a CDS encoding pirin family protein: MDTRTEAQIFVADQRGYTEANGAQRLFTFNVVGYTAEGREPFGPLVWLNDERLAPAASLVSSAEEVATVVLLPLVGGLEYQLGGSTQFLEPGQAGTLPLAPGQPYTLINPYETETIQFLHLGLHVKPGSTVASAPTTFDLSVPNQLLPFWQAGKQAGYIGRFDGRHDASIAIDTAEQRVFVYIVQGAFEVANRLLQSGDGLSLHYRQADVLEFEALSNNAVLVLLTL; encoded by the coding sequence ATGGATACCCGCACCGAAGCGCAGATTTTTGTGGCCGATCAGCGCGGCTATACCGAGGCCAACGGCGCGCAACGGCTATTCACCTTCAACGTCGTTGGCTATACGGCCGAAGGGCGCGAGCCGTTTGGCCCGTTGGTCTGGTTGAACGACGAGCGACTAGCCCCCGCTGCCAGTTTGGTTTCGTCGGCTGAGGAGGTTGCTACGGTCGTTTTGCTGCCTCTTGTGGGTGGGTTGGAATACCAGCTTGGCGGAAGCACGCAGTTTCTGGAACCGGGACAGGCAGGTACGTTGCCGCTGGCTCCCGGCCAACCCTACACCCTGATCAATCCGTACGAAACCGAGACGATTCAGTTTCTGCACCTTGGCCTGCACGTAAAGCCGGGTTCGACGGTCGCTTCCGCCCCAACGACGTTCGATCTATCGGTGCCTAATCAACTGCTGCCATTCTGGCAAGCGGGTAAGCAGGCCGGTTACATTGGCCGGTTCGATGGGCGCCATGATGCCTCGATAGCCATCGATACGGCGGAGCAGCGTGTATTCGTCTATATCGTGCAGGGCGCGTTCGAGGTGGCCAACCGGCTGCTACAGTCGGGCGATGGACTGTCGTTGCACTACCGGCAGGCCGACGTGCTGGAGTTTGAAGCGCTCTCCAATAACGCCGTGCTGGTTCTGCTAACGTTATAA
- the nadA gene encoding quinolinate synthase NadA: MTMPLTIEEEVRQIGYVSRSAPRDKQELMDGIRRMKQEKNAVILAHYYVDEDIQDLADFVGDSLGLSQQAAATDADIIVFCGVHFMGETAKILSPDKKVIIPDMNAGCSLADSAPADKFAAFKAQYPDHIVLSYINCSAEIKALSDIIVTSSNALKIVQSLPADQKIIFAPDANLGRFVSKKTGRDMVLWDGACIVHIDISLEKLNDLRAKYPNAKFIAHPECQEHILIHADFVGSTTALLNYVVEQPETEFIVGTEAGILHKMRQAVPNKKIIPAPANENNTCACSECPYMKMNTLEKLYNTLYYELPEIHVPEEVRVKAEASVLRMLEMSK, from the coding sequence ATGACAATGCCACTCACTATTGAAGAGGAAGTTCGCCAGATCGGGTACGTTAGCCGGTCGGCACCGAGAGATAAACAGGAACTGATGGACGGTATCCGGCGGATGAAGCAGGAAAAAAACGCCGTCATTCTGGCGCACTATTACGTCGACGAAGACATTCAGGACCTGGCCGATTTCGTCGGGGATAGCCTGGGCCTGAGTCAGCAGGCAGCCGCGACCGACGCCGACATTATCGTGTTTTGCGGGGTACACTTCATGGGCGAAACCGCCAAGATTCTGTCGCCCGACAAGAAAGTGATCATCCCCGACATGAACGCGGGCTGCTCGCTGGCCGACTCGGCTCCCGCCGATAAGTTTGCCGCCTTCAAAGCGCAGTACCCTGACCATATCGTGCTGTCGTACATCAACTGTTCGGCCGAGATCAAGGCGCTGTCCGACATCATCGTTACGTCGTCCAACGCGCTGAAAATCGTGCAGAGTCTGCCTGCCGATCAGAAAATCATCTTCGCACCCGACGCCAACCTGGGTCGGTTTGTATCGAAGAAGACGGGTCGCGATATGGTGCTGTGGGATGGCGCCTGCATCGTGCACATCGACATTTCGCTGGAAAAATTGAACGACCTGCGGGCTAAGTATCCCAACGCCAAGTTCATCGCCCACCCCGAGTGCCAGGAGCACATCCTGATCCACGCCGACTTTGTGGGCTCGACCACGGCACTGCTGAACTATGTAGTCGAGCAGCCTGAAACGGAGTTTATCGTGGGTACCGAAGCCGGTATTCTGCACAAGATGCGGCAGGCGGTTCCGAACAAGAAGATCATCCCGGCCCCGGCCAATGAAAATAACACCTGCGCCTGCTCGGAGTGCCCGTACATGAAGATGAACACGCTCGAAAAGCTGTACAACACGCTGTACTACGAACTGCCCGAAATCCACGTACCGGAAGAGGTGCGCGTAAAAGCCGAAGCCTCGGTGCTGCGCATGTTGGAAATGAGTAAGTGA
- a CDS encoding Uma2 family endonuclease yields the protein MTELAAQLLESSQAPKIIQQVQAILHEEQNRRRAFYEWMDEDMKTEFINGEIVVHSPALDKHNLVVMHLGTLLNVFVSAHNLGAVRVEKALVELSRNSYEPDICYFGPEKAASIAPDSLYYPAPDLVVEVLSESKKKNDREVKFEDYAAHGVAEYWIIDPTRQTVETFSIDADTEAYAATGTFRVSQSVSSAVLSEFAIPVKSLFDNTANVMALRALLS from the coding sequence ATGACCGAACTGGCTGCTCAATTACTGGAATCATCGCAGGCACCCAAGATTATTCAGCAGGTGCAGGCGATTTTGCACGAAGAACAGAACCGCCGACGGGCGTTCTACGAATGGATGGACGAGGATATGAAAACCGAGTTTATCAACGGCGAAATCGTTGTGCATTCACCGGCGTTAGATAAGCACAATCTGGTTGTTATGCATCTGGGTACGTTGCTAAATGTGTTTGTCAGTGCGCATAACCTTGGCGCAGTCCGGGTTGAGAAGGCTTTAGTCGAGCTAAGTCGTAATAGTTATGAGCCCGACATCTGCTATTTCGGCCCAGAAAAGGCGGCGTCTATAGCCCCCGACTCGCTGTATTACCCAGCTCCCGATCTGGTTGTGGAAGTGCTGTCGGAAAGCAAGAAAAAGAACGACCGGGAAGTAAAGTTTGAAGATTACGCAGCCCACGGCGTAGCGGAGTATTGGATCATCGACCCAACACGGCAGACGGTCGAAACCTTCTCGATCGACGCCGATACGGAAGCCTACGCCGCTACGGGTACGTTCCGGGTGAGTCAGTCGGTAAGCAGTGCCGTGTTGTCGGAATTCGCCATTCCGGTCAAGTCACTTTTTGATAACACCGCCAATGTAATGGCGTTACGTGCGTTGTTGAGCTGA
- the nadC gene encoding carboxylating nicotinate-nucleotide diphosphorylase, giving the protein MTLTEFIRLALAEDVGDGDHTSLSTIPADAQKRARLLVKEAGILAGVEVAQAIFHEVDPAFQVDVLMTDGSPIKPGDIVLTVAGNARNILTAERLVLNCMQRMSGIATHTRQMVNVLEGTRCKLLDTRKTTPNFRICEKMAVKIGGGVNHRFGLYDMILIKDNHVDYAGSLTKAVQQAVQYLADTGRNLPIEVEVRNRAEVEEALAVGHLTRMLLDNFAPADLRDMVRLINGRVITEASGGINMDNLRAYAETGVDYISSGALTHHVKSLDLSLKAF; this is encoded by the coding sequence ATGACACTCACTGAATTTATCCGCCTGGCGCTGGCAGAAGATGTCGGCGACGGCGACCACACCTCACTCAGTACCATTCCGGCCGATGCGCAGAAACGCGCCCGCCTGCTGGTGAAAGAAGCCGGTATCCTGGCGGGCGTGGAGGTCGCGCAGGCCATCTTCCATGAAGTCGACCCGGCGTTTCAGGTCGATGTGCTGATGACCGACGGCTCACCCATCAAACCCGGCGATATCGTGCTGACGGTGGCTGGCAACGCCCGCAACATTCTGACCGCCGAACGGCTGGTACTCAACTGCATGCAACGCATGAGCGGCATCGCCACCCACACGAGGCAGATGGTCAATGTGCTGGAAGGCACCCGCTGCAAACTGCTCGACACCCGCAAAACCACGCCCAATTTCCGCATCTGCGAAAAGATGGCCGTGAAAATCGGTGGTGGGGTCAATCACCGCTTCGGGCTCTACGACATGATCCTGATCAAAGACAACCACGTCGATTATGCCGGAAGCCTGACCAAAGCCGTACAGCAGGCGGTGCAATATCTGGCCGATACGGGCCGTAACCTGCCTATCGAGGTAGAAGTGCGCAACCGCGCCGAAGTGGAGGAAGCCCTCGCCGTAGGGCACCTGACCCGCATGCTGCTGGATAACTTCGCCCCGGCCGATTTGCGCGATATGGTACGCCTCATCAACGGGCGTGTGATCACCGAGGCGTCGGGCGGCATCAACATGGACAACCTACGCGCCTACGCTGAAACCGGCGTCGACTATATCTCGTCGGGTGCCCTGACCCACCACGTCAAAAGCCTGGACCTGAGCCTGAAAGCTTTTTGA
- a CDS encoding galactitol-1-phosphate 5-dehydrogenase, protein MKALVLTQYNEFDLQDLPRPQPGPDEVLIRVQAVGICGSDVHGMDGSTGRRVPPIVMGHEASGIIAEVGPQVRGWSVGDRVTFDSTVYKLDDWYSRRGMYNLSDGREVVGVSTGTPDRPGFKRNGAFAEYVVVPQHILYAIPEGVSFTQAALVEPVAVALHALSVTPIQVNDTAVVVGAGMIGLFVIQALKLAGCGQIIAIDLADERLELAQKLGATHTLRADAGNVPDQVRGLTHGRGADISFEVVGISPAVQTAIACVRRGGTVTLVGNLSPTIEIPLQTIVTGQIRLQGSCAINGEYEAALDLIASGRIDVMAILSAEAPLAEGADWFRRLYDKEKGLIKVVLKP, encoded by the coding sequence ATGAAAGCCCTCGTATTAACCCAATACAACGAATTTGATCTGCAAGACTTGCCCCGCCCGCAACCCGGCCCCGACGAGGTGCTGATTCGGGTGCAGGCGGTTGGTATCTGTGGCTCCGACGTGCACGGTATGGACGGTAGCACGGGCCGACGGGTGCCGCCCATCGTGATGGGTCACGAAGCATCAGGCATTATCGCGGAAGTGGGTCCGCAGGTACGTGGCTGGTCGGTTGGCGACCGTGTCACCTTCGATTCGACGGTGTATAAACTCGACGACTGGTACAGCCGCCGGGGGATGTATAATCTCTCCGATGGTCGCGAGGTGGTGGGCGTGTCGACCGGAACGCCGGACCGGCCCGGTTTTAAGCGAAACGGTGCCTTTGCCGAATACGTGGTGGTGCCGCAGCATATTCTGTATGCCATTCCCGAGGGGGTGAGCTTCACGCAGGCCGCGCTGGTTGAGCCGGTGGCGGTGGCCCTGCACGCCCTCAGCGTAACGCCCATTCAGGTCAATGACACGGCGGTGGTGGTCGGCGCGGGGATGATCGGGCTGTTTGTGATTCAGGCGCTGAAGCTGGCCGGTTGCGGGCAGATCATCGCCATCGACCTCGCCGACGAACGTCTCGAACTGGCCCAGAAACTGGGTGCCACGCACACGCTTCGTGCCGATGCGGGCAACGTACCCGATCAGGTACGCGGGCTCACGCACGGTCGCGGGGCCGATATCTCGTTTGAGGTCGTGGGTATTAGTCCGGCGGTGCAAACGGCCATTGCCTGCGTTCGGCGGGGCGGCACGGTCACGCTCGTTGGCAACCTCAGTCCAACCATCGAGATTCCGTTACAGACCATCGTGACGGGGCAGATACGCTTGCAGGGCTCCTGTGCCATCAACGGTGAATACGAAGCCGCGCTCGATCTGATCGCCAGTGGCCGCATCGACGTGATGGCCATTCTCAGTGCCGAAGCGCCGCTCGCCGAAGGTGCCGACTGGTTTCGGCGCCTGTACGACAAAGAGAAGGGGTTGATAAAGGTGGTGTTAAAGCCGTAG
- a CDS encoding D-2-hydroxyacid dehydrogenase, whose product MTIVFLDARTVGPEPDLSQFNQLAASTDGTFVTYPETAPDQTAERLRDAEVVITNKVRITREVMDACPRLKLICVAATGTNNVDMAAAQERQIPVKNVAGYSTHSVAQVTFTLLLSLLNSPHYYDQYVKSGEYSRETIFTHLGRPFWELAGKRFGIIGLGAIGRQVAQIAVAFGGEVVYFSASGQTYDDVPYQAVSLDELLGTSDVLSVHAPLTDKTNNLLTYAQLSKMKPSALLLGLSRGGMINEADLARALDEGKLAGAGMDVFGQEPPAANHPYLTMTHPERLVLAPHIAWSSLEARQRLMDGVAENIREFLNL is encoded by the coding sequence ATGACCATTGTGTTTCTCGACGCCCGCACGGTAGGGCCCGAACCCGATCTGAGCCAGTTCAACCAATTGGCCGCTTCCACCGACGGCACGTTTGTAACGTACCCGGAAACGGCCCCCGACCAAACCGCCGAACGCCTCCGCGACGCCGAGGTGGTGATTACCAACAAAGTGCGGATCACCCGCGAGGTGATGGACGCCTGCCCTCGCCTCAAGCTGATCTGTGTGGCCGCCACGGGTACCAACAACGTCGACATGGCGGCGGCGCAGGAACGGCAGATTCCGGTGAAAAACGTCGCGGGCTATTCGACCCACAGCGTCGCGCAGGTGACGTTCACGCTGCTGCTGTCGCTGCTCAATTCGCCGCATTACTACGATCAGTACGTGAAATCGGGCGAATACAGCCGCGAGACCATCTTCACGCACCTGGGCCGCCCATTCTGGGAGTTGGCCGGGAAACGGTTTGGCATCATCGGGCTGGGGGCGATCGGGCGGCAGGTCGCGCAGATTGCCGTGGCGTTTGGCGGCGAGGTGGTGTACTTCTCAGCTTCGGGCCAGACGTATGACGACGTACCGTATCAGGCCGTATCGCTCGACGAACTGCTGGGTACGTCGGATGTCTTGTCGGTACACGCGCCCTTGACCGACAAGACCAATAACCTGCTGACGTACGCCCAACTGAGCAAGATGAAGCCGTCGGCGCTGTTGCTGGGGCTGAGCCGGGGCGGCATGATTAACGAAGCCGACCTGGCCCGCGCCCTCGATGAAGGCAAACTGGCCGGGGCGGGGATGGACGTGTTCGGGCAGGAACCGCCCGCCGCCAACCATCCGTACCTGACAATGACCCACCCCGAACGGCTGGTGCTGGCCCCGCACATCGCCTGGAGTAGCTTGGAAGCCCGCCAGCGGTTGATGGATGGGGTGGCCGAAAACATACGTGAATTTCTAAACCTATAA
- a CDS encoding NADH-quinone oxidoreductase subunit B, giving the protein MNAPAPSTQKAADPGVMFLTSEELLNWSRASSLWPLTFGLACCAIEMMQAMSASYDLERFGIFPRPSPRQADIMIVSGTVTYKMADRIRRLYEQMAEPRYVISMGSCANCGGPYWQHGYHVVKGVDRIIPVDVYVPGCPPRPEALIDGFIKLQEKIKHEQLNRPAVSPPDNG; this is encoded by the coding sequence ATGAATGCCCCAGCGCCCTCTACCCAAAAAGCTGCCGATCCCGGCGTGATGTTCCTGACCAGCGAAGAACTGCTCAACTGGTCGAGGGCGTCGTCTTTATGGCCACTTACCTTCGGTTTGGCCTGTTGCGCCATCGAAATGATGCAGGCGATGTCGGCCAGTTATGATCTGGAGCGATTCGGTATTTTTCCGCGCCCCAGTCCCCGGCAAGCCGACATTATGATCGTATCGGGTACGGTCACTTACAAAATGGCCGACCGGATTCGGCGTCTCTACGAGCAGATGGCCGAACCCCGTTATGTGATTTCGATGGGGTCGTGCGCTAACTGCGGTGGTCCCTACTGGCAACACGGGTACCACGTCGTGAAAGGCGTTGACCGCATCATTCCGGTGGATGTATACGTACCCGGTTGCCCGCCCCGCCCCGAGGCGCTGATCGACGGGTTTATCAAGCTACAGGAGAAGATAAAGCACGAACAACTAAACCGCCCGGCCGTTTCACCGCCTGATAACGGTTAA
- a CDS encoding GMC family oxidoreductase codes for MGFDYIIIGAGSAGCVLANRLSVDPAISVLLLEAGAPDRKMEIHIPAAYSKLNRSSVDWAYWSEPQANVDNRRMFLPRGKTLGGSSSTNAMAYVRGNRADYDAWAAAGNEGWAYEDVLPYFIRSEANEQLSQLDARYHGGDGPLNVTYATRFKTPLADAFVAACKQTGLPENHDFNGAEQEGAGLFQFTIKDGKRHSTAAAFLKPVLNRPNLTVRTQAHTQRVIIRDGRAVGVEVTTGRSNTETIMANREVLLAAGSFNSPQLLMLSGVGPRDELRRHGIDVRHDLPGVGQNLCDHLFVGVSALANQLVGTNHWLSPLNQVRGFWQYLTAGKGPFTISPLEANAFLRTTPDQAIPDLQLHFAPVHIGDGYKPDFYDSATYPKAEDGWSILPTLLHPTSRGYVGLRSANPMDEPVIQPNFLSTAADQQLLLTGVKKALEINQAAAFGPWRKRTLIPAENASDEELMSHIRRIVETVYHPVSTCRMGTDEGAVVDAQLRVRGIEGLRVVDASVMPTIVSGNTNAPVIMIAEKAADLILGNVPAQKRQHLTTPVS; via the coding sequence ATGGGCTTCGATTACATCATCATTGGTGCAGGGTCGGCGGGCTGTGTACTGGCCAACCGGTTGTCGGTAGATCCGGCTATTTCGGTATTGTTGCTCGAAGCAGGAGCCCCCGACCGAAAAATGGAGATCCACATACCGGCGGCCTACAGCAAACTCAATCGGTCATCGGTCGATTGGGCGTATTGGAGCGAGCCACAAGCCAACGTCGACAACCGGCGCATGTTTCTGCCGCGTGGCAAAACGCTGGGGGGCAGCAGCTCGACCAACGCGATGGCGTATGTTCGGGGCAACCGGGCTGATTACGACGCCTGGGCCGCCGCTGGTAACGAGGGATGGGCTTATGAGGACGTATTGCCTTACTTTATCCGATCAGAAGCCAACGAACAGCTTAGTCAGTTGGATGCCCGCTACCACGGTGGTGACGGGCCGCTGAATGTGACCTACGCCACTCGGTTTAAAACGCCCCTGGCCGATGCCTTCGTAGCAGCTTGTAAACAAACGGGTCTTCCTGAAAATCACGACTTTAATGGCGCCGAGCAGGAAGGGGCAGGGTTGTTTCAGTTTACCATCAAAGACGGGAAACGGCACAGCACTGCCGCCGCTTTTCTGAAGCCTGTCCTGAATCGACCCAACCTGACTGTTCGGACGCAGGCGCATACGCAACGGGTCATCATACGCGATGGCCGGGCGGTAGGCGTCGAGGTAACGACGGGGCGTAGCAACACCGAAACGATCATGGCCAACCGGGAAGTGCTACTGGCGGCGGGATCGTTTAATTCGCCGCAGTTGCTGATGCTGTCGGGTGTTGGGCCGCGTGATGAGCTGCGTCGGCATGGTATCGACGTACGGCACGATTTGCCGGGCGTGGGCCAAAACCTATGCGACCATCTGTTTGTGGGCGTTAGCGCCTTGGCTAATCAACTGGTAGGAACCAATCACTGGCTGAGTCCGCTCAATCAGGTACGTGGCTTTTGGCAGTACCTGACGGCCGGCAAAGGGCCATTTACCATCAGCCCCCTCGAAGCTAACGCTTTCTTGCGGACAACGCCTGACCAAGCTATACCCGATTTGCAGCTGCATTTTGCGCCAGTTCATATCGGCGATGGTTACAAACCCGATTTTTACGACTCAGCAACGTACCCAAAGGCGGAGGATGGCTGGTCGATTCTCCCCACGCTGCTCCACCCAACTAGCCGTGGGTACGTTGGCCTACGGTCGGCCAACCCGATGGACGAGCCCGTCATTCAACCCAATTTCTTATCGACCGCCGCCGATCAGCAACTACTGCTGACGGGGGTGAAGAAGGCGCTGGAGATCAATCAGGCTGCGGCGTTTGGGCCCTGGCGCAAGCGGACATTGATTCCGGCCGAAAATGCGTCTGACGAAGAACTGATGAGCCACATCCGCCGAATTGTCGAGACCGTCTACCACCCTGTCAGTACGTGCCGAATGGGAACCGACGAAGGCGCCGTAGTGGATGCGCAACTGCGCGTGCGGGGGATCGAGGGGCTGCGCGTCGTCGATGCATCGGTGATGCCGACAATCGTATCGGGTAATACCAACGCGCCGGTTATTATGATTGCCGAAAAAGCGGCTGACTTAATTTTAGGCAACGTACCTGCTCAGAAAAGACAACACCTAACGACACCTGTTTCGTAA